A stretch of the Mycobacteroides immunogenum genome encodes the following:
- a CDS encoding molybdopterin-dependent oxidoreductase, whose amino-acid sequence MVAAGDGPSTARVIPGFCALCKSRCGALFTVRDDHIVNVEPDFSHPNGDALCAKGRAAPEIADHPARLRTPLRRVSPKGELPARWEPISWDEAIRVTREALTTVKNLNGANAIALQHTSPSGTALSDSMEWIDRLFRLIGSANILSSTENCNWHKDFTHTFTFGARTPPANWLDAKLGILWGHNPAKTWLAQASLVSRARSLGMKLVVIDPRRSTSALDADLWLRVRPGTDAALALCAIRHLIETQRYDKEFIGRWSNAPFLVEDRTGRFLRPEPCSAQFVVWNTRHGHPEITNTESTDSNWMDWSLRYHGIVATAQGPVQARTALSHLWEAAAPWDYPTTSARTGISTHDLRKFVDLLAESMPEIGYHAWTGIAQHAHATQTERAIACLYALLGGFDRRGGNLQLPLLPARSTAVSIPTENIAKGLGQQSHPLGVSQMGYITGADFQNAVLNDDPYPVKALLSFGANPILTQPDSKRTAEALSKLDFYVHVDLFHNPTNEYADVLLPSSSPYENDSVRLGWELTHEGAERLQYRPQLISRRGDTRSDAEIAFLLARALGHDDDEYFSLGLDAARDRVLEPLSITLAELKEQLVVKVPLPTGSEKYRSHGFNTPSRRVELYSERLHDAGQDPVPNFAAAPDGDEVLPYLLSCVKNGYYCHSQHRAINSLRKRAPHPNVYVSEHVAAKHRLSPGMAAEIRTSTGAITMTVEVDPSLSDDVLIAEFGWWEGNPDLGLPALDAFSATGSNYNTIITTAVADPVSGSIPFRSVPCTITSAASSSIWEGRRRFAVTGLRMQTSDIATVTLSPIDGLALPGFISGQYLELSMPERSDHSRRYSMTCQSVDVGSSYEISVKRIDGGEISPLIHQMGIGDEVECTSPAGSFTIPHADNPSPLVFVAIGVGITPFISALRTAAYCTPADRRAHITLLYSSRTFAEMAYADELAQIGQILGDRFRMTTFITRATEAHENPGEHTVIHRRFTPADIPDPLLDAGGRVYYCGPTEAAREIKQYLTVHGVGAHRFFNESFHLPASTGHVPTTDATVRFARSGRTAKWVAAERLTLLALAERNGIPAPSGCRVGQCESCATGLVRGNVRHLVDVNDEYLDGSYCLTCQSLPMGDVVLDL is encoded by the coding sequence ATGGTCGCCGCAGGTGATGGACCAAGCACAGCACGAGTGATTCCCGGGTTCTGCGCACTGTGCAAATCGCGGTGCGGCGCACTGTTCACGGTGCGAGACGACCACATCGTGAATGTGGAACCTGATTTTTCGCACCCAAATGGCGATGCACTGTGCGCAAAAGGGCGTGCGGCTCCCGAGATCGCCGATCATCCCGCCCGGCTCCGCACACCGTTACGTAGGGTAAGCCCCAAGGGTGAGCTCCCCGCACGCTGGGAACCAATATCTTGGGACGAAGCGATTCGGGTGACCCGCGAAGCGCTCACCACGGTCAAAAATCTTAACGGTGCGAACGCAATTGCGCTTCAGCACACGTCTCCGAGCGGTACTGCCCTATCCGACTCCATGGAGTGGATCGACAGATTGTTCCGCCTCATCGGAAGTGCGAACATCCTCAGCAGCACAGAAAACTGCAACTGGCACAAGGATTTCACCCACACCTTCACTTTCGGCGCCAGAACTCCCCCGGCCAACTGGCTTGACGCCAAGCTCGGAATACTCTGGGGACATAACCCAGCCAAGACCTGGCTAGCACAGGCCTCGCTCGTTTCCAGAGCACGGTCGCTGGGCATGAAGCTGGTGGTGATCGATCCACGCCGATCAACCAGCGCCCTCGATGCCGATCTGTGGCTACGCGTGAGACCTGGAACCGATGCGGCGCTGGCGCTATGCGCTATCCGGCACCTCATCGAAACACAAAGATACGACAAAGAATTCATCGGGCGCTGGTCCAACGCACCGTTCCTCGTAGAGGATCGAACGGGCCGTTTCCTGCGACCGGAACCCTGCTCCGCACAGTTCGTGGTGTGGAACACCCGACATGGACATCCCGAAATAACGAATACCGAATCCACGGACTCCAACTGGATGGACTGGTCACTGCGCTACCACGGCATCGTCGCGACAGCGCAGGGGCCGGTACAAGCCCGCACCGCACTGAGTCATCTCTGGGAGGCCGCCGCCCCATGGGACTATCCAACCACTAGTGCACGTACCGGAATTTCAACGCACGATCTGCGGAAATTCGTCGATCTACTCGCCGAGTCAATGCCCGAGATCGGCTATCACGCCTGGACCGGAATCGCCCAGCATGCACATGCCACGCAGACAGAGCGAGCCATAGCGTGCCTCTATGCGTTACTCGGCGGGTTCGACCGCCGAGGAGGGAACCTTCAGCTCCCGCTCCTGCCGGCCCGCAGCACCGCGGTATCCATTCCCACCGAGAACATCGCCAAAGGGCTTGGGCAACAAAGTCATCCTTTGGGTGTCTCCCAAATGGGGTACATCACCGGAGCCGACTTTCAAAATGCGGTTCTGAACGACGACCCCTATCCCGTAAAGGCTCTTCTCTCATTCGGGGCCAACCCGATCCTCACCCAACCCGACTCCAAGCGCACCGCCGAAGCCCTGTCCAAACTCGATTTCTATGTGCACGTCGACCTATTCCACAACCCCACCAACGAGTACGCCGACGTTCTACTCCCGTCATCGAGTCCGTATGAGAACGACTCGGTGCGCCTGGGCTGGGAACTCACCCACGAGGGAGCCGAGAGGCTTCAGTATCGACCTCAGCTCATCTCCCGCAGAGGCGACACCCGTAGCGACGCCGAAATCGCGTTTCTGCTCGCACGAGCACTGGGACATGATGACGACGAATACTTTTCACTCGGGCTCGACGCGGCACGTGACAGAGTGCTTGAGCCCCTGAGCATCACGCTCGCGGAGCTCAAGGAACAACTGGTTGTCAAGGTCCCGCTGCCCACCGGTTCCGAGAAGTACCGCTCTCATGGCTTCAACACACCGTCACGACGGGTAGAGCTGTACTCCGAGCGCTTGCACGACGCAGGACAAGATCCCGTCCCGAACTTTGCCGCCGCACCCGATGGTGATGAAGTGCTGCCCTACCTGCTTTCCTGCGTCAAAAACGGCTACTACTGTCACAGCCAGCATCGCGCCATCAACTCGCTGCGCAAGCGGGCACCACATCCGAATGTGTATGTCTCCGAACATGTCGCCGCCAAGCATCGATTGAGCCCTGGCATGGCCGCGGAGATCCGCACCAGCACTGGAGCCATCACCATGACGGTCGAAGTCGACCCGTCGCTGTCGGACGACGTACTCATTGCGGAGTTCGGCTGGTGGGAGGGCAACCCCGATCTCGGTCTTCCGGCGCTCGACGCCTTTTCCGCGACGGGGAGCAACTACAACACCATCATCACGACCGCCGTCGCAGACCCCGTCAGCGGTTCAATTCCGTTTCGTTCCGTCCCGTGCACCATCACATCCGCAGCCTCCTCATCGATATGGGAAGGTAGGCGGCGCTTCGCCGTGACGGGGCTGCGAATGCAGACCAGTGATATCGCTACGGTCACGCTCAGCCCGATCGACGGGCTGGCGCTACCCGGATTCATCTCCGGTCAATACCTAGAACTATCCATGCCAGAGCGATCCGACCATAGTCGGCGCTATTCCATGACATGCCAGTCTGTCGATGTCGGTTCGAGTTACGAAATCTCCGTGAAGCGGATCGACGGCGGCGAGATCTCCCCGTTGATACATCAGATGGGCATTGGCGACGAGGTTGAATGCACTTCCCCGGCAGGCTCATTCACTATTCCGCACGCCGACAACCCGTCGCCCTTGGTCTTCGTCGCGATCGGTGTTGGCATCACGCCGTTCATCAGCGCACTTCGCACCGCGGCCTATTGCACGCCAGCCGATAGGCGAGCACACATCACCCTTCTCTACTCGAGCCGGACCTTCGCCGAGATGGCCTACGCCGACGAATTGGCACAGATCGGCCAAATCCTCGGCGATCGATTCCGGATGACGACATTTATCACTCGCGCAACAGAAGCCCATGAAAACCCCGGCGAACACACCGTGATACACCGACGGTTCACACCCGCCGATATTCCTGATCCGCTCCTGGACGCAGGCGGGCGAGTCTATTACTGCGGCCCCACCGAGGCTGCGCGAGAGATCAAGCAGTATCTGACCGTCCACGGCGTGGGTGCTCACCGGTTCTTCAACGAATCATTTCACCTGCCCGCATCGACAGGCCATGTCCCAACCACCGATGCCACCGTGCGCTTCGCGCGATCTGGACGCACCGCGAAATGGGTTGCGGCCGAGCGACTGACCCTGCTGGCCCTCGCCGAGCGCAACGGCATTCCCGCTCCGAGTGGGTGCCGGGTCGGGCAGTGTGAGAGCTGCGCGACCGGACTAGTGCGGGGCAACGTAAGACATCTCGTCGACGTCAATGACGAATACCTCGACGGATCCTATTGCCTCACATGCCAATCTCTACCGATGGGCGATGTCGTACTGGATCTTTGA
- a CDS encoding TetR/AcrR family transcriptional regulator C-terminal domain-containing protein yields MAMTKRRHTLGDVVGTALDLLDEGGRDAVALRAVAARMGVHLNTVSFQVKTKARLFELMADAILADLSLEGLPEEPLQRVKEITRRQWAVLLARRDGARVVLGTNVFERNTMNVTEATVSALLEAGFGGRAAARISSCLHYFLLGLVQEEQDTGSVWSPPLGEHTDDYPALARSADAFASDTFTGRLEFAMDAFLSVGK; encoded by the coding sequence ATTGCGATGACCAAGCGTCGACACACCCTCGGCGACGTTGTTGGCACTGCTCTTGACTTGCTTGACGAGGGTGGGCGAGACGCTGTGGCGCTGCGCGCCGTGGCCGCCCGGATGGGCGTGCACCTCAATACCGTGTCGTTTCAGGTGAAGACGAAGGCGCGACTGTTCGAGTTGATGGCGGACGCGATCTTGGCGGATCTGTCCCTCGAGGGTCTTCCTGAAGAGCCGTTGCAACGCGTCAAAGAGATAACTCGACGACAATGGGCAGTCCTGCTGGCCCGTCGAGACGGTGCTCGAGTGGTATTGGGAACCAACGTATTCGAGCGCAACACCATGAATGTCACTGAAGCGACGGTGTCAGCGCTCCTGGAAGCGGGCTTCGGTGGTCGAGCGGCGGCGCGTATCAGCTCGTGCCTGCACTATTTCCTGCTAGGTCTGGTCCAAGAGGAGCAGGACACCGGATCGGTGTGGTCGCCTCCGTTGGGCGAGCACACCGATGATTACCCTGCACTTGCCCGGTCGGCGGACGCGTTTGCTTCGGACACCTTTACCGGCAGGCTTGAGTTCGCGATGGACGCCTTCCTGAGTGTGGGGAAGTGA
- a CDS encoding MOSC domain-containing protein, whose translation MASVLTVNVGDLRANPTGGPVPTGIDKRPTNSAIAVRAPVEGAGSGLVGDAIGDHSVHGGDDQAVYAYAREDLDWWQGELGRDLDNGQFGENLTTRDIDVTGARIGEHWHVGADGLVLEVSAPRIPCRTFAAWLEQRGWVKTFTVEAVPGAYLRVISPGAVRQGDLITVRNVPDHEVSIGLAFRALTREPELLPQLLHAPALPEHIKETVRRRASA comes from the coding sequence GTGGCATCAGTGTTGACGGTGAATGTGGGGGATCTGCGGGCCAATCCGACGGGTGGGCCGGTGCCTACCGGGATCGACAAGCGGCCAACGAATTCGGCGATTGCGGTACGCGCACCCGTCGAGGGGGCGGGCAGTGGGCTGGTGGGTGACGCCATCGGCGATCACAGCGTGCACGGCGGCGATGATCAAGCCGTATACGCGTACGCCCGCGAAGACCTCGATTGGTGGCAAGGGGAGCTGGGCCGCGATCTGGATAACGGACAGTTCGGCGAGAACCTCACGACCCGCGACATCGATGTGACCGGGGCGCGGATCGGCGAGCACTGGCATGTCGGCGCCGATGGACTGGTGTTGGAGGTGTCTGCGCCGCGGATACCGTGCCGCACCTTCGCGGCCTGGCTGGAACAGCGAGGCTGGGTGAAAACCTTTACCGTCGAGGCGGTTCCGGGCGCTTACCTACGGGTGATCTCTCCGGGTGCGGTGCGCCAGGGTGACCTCATCACCGTTCGCAATGTTCCGGATCATGAGGTGAGCATCGGACTGGCGTTCCGGGCGCTGACCCGTGAACCCGAGCTGCTTCCGCAACTCTTGCACGCACCCGCGCTCCCTGAGCACATCAAGGAAACCGTACGGCGCAGGGCCAGCGCCTAA
- a CDS encoding thioesterase family protein: MTLEPTGCYYRRLDTDGEFQVFESTELTASGWGPNLQHGSPPMALLLKAIEELPEPRENLRIGRVALDILGPVPLEPVRVRAWIERPGRRIALAVAEMEARANGGYRAVARASAWLLATSVTADKASDRYPALPEYPAGPTPSAFGFEGSNYSKSVDFQWFSVPDGEAQVAWMRPHVHIVDTEVTTPWQRLASVIDSANGIGAVLNPLRFVYMNTDTVMHVHRIPHGDEFGVRARMSVGPDGVGVTTAEIFDRRGYIGTSAQTVLVQRR; encoded by the coding sequence ATGACATTGGAGCCGACGGGCTGTTACTACCGGCGCTTGGACACCGATGGCGAGTTCCAGGTGTTCGAGTCCACCGAACTCACCGCCAGCGGATGGGGCCCCAACCTGCAGCATGGCTCGCCCCCGATGGCTCTGCTACTCAAGGCCATCGAGGAGCTGCCCGAGCCACGCGAGAACCTGCGAATTGGCCGCGTCGCGCTCGACATCTTGGGTCCGGTACCGCTGGAGCCGGTGCGGGTGCGCGCCTGGATCGAGCGGCCGGGCCGCCGGATCGCGCTGGCCGTCGCCGAGATGGAGGCGCGTGCCAATGGCGGATACCGCGCGGTCGCGCGGGCCAGCGCCTGGTTACTGGCAACGTCGGTGACGGCCGACAAGGCAAGCGACCGATACCCCGCGCTACCCGAATACCCGGCGGGCCCGACGCCGTCGGCCTTCGGCTTCGAAGGCTCCAATTACTCAAAGTCGGTTGATTTCCAATGGTTTTCGGTGCCGGATGGCGAGGCACAAGTAGCTTGGATGCGGCCGCATGTACACATAGTCGATACCGAAGTGACCACACCGTGGCAGCGCCTGGCATCTGTCATCGACTCGGCCAACGGCATCGGCGCGGTGCTGAACCCCCTGCGATTTGTGTACATGAACACCGACACCGTGATGCACGTGCATCGAATCCCCCACGGTGACGAATTCGGAGTGCGCGCCCGCATGTCGGTCGGCCCCGACGGGGTGGGCGTGACCACCGCGGAGATCTTCGATCGCCGGGGCTACATCGGCACCAGCGCCCAGACCGTGCTGGTCCAGCGGCGTTAG
- a CDS encoding RecB family exonuclease produces MSEIAQDRPVRRPALSPSRASDFKQCPLLYRFRAIDRLPEPPSTAQVRGSLVHAALEDLYARPAAEREYATAAGLVEPAWDRLVESNPELAEVVEAERLPKFFDEARDLLSGYYRLEDPTRFDPDSCEERVEVELADGTMLRGFIDRIDIAPGGAMRLVDYKTGRAPRALFEAKALFQMKFYAVALYRTRGVVPRRLRLLYLSDGEVLDYSPDEAELLKFEKTLMAIWRTIQNIGTTGDFRPNPSRLCDWCAHQSLCPAFGGTPPPYPGWPADYGVSDADIGDAESSATAIPGDAA; encoded by the coding sequence ATGAGCGAGATTGCGCAGGATCGGCCGGTGCGCCGGCCCGCGCTGTCTCCTTCACGTGCCAGCGACTTCAAACAGTGCCCGCTGCTGTACCGGTTCCGGGCGATCGACCGGCTCCCCGAACCTCCGTCGACCGCCCAGGTCCGCGGCAGCCTCGTGCACGCCGCACTGGAGGATTTGTACGCGCGGCCCGCCGCCGAACGCGAATACGCCACCGCGGCCGGTCTGGTGGAGCCCGCATGGGACCGCCTCGTGGAATCGAATCCCGAGCTGGCCGAGGTAGTCGAGGCGGAGCGCCTTCCCAAGTTCTTCGACGAGGCACGGGACCTGTTGTCCGGCTACTACCGCCTCGAAGATCCGACTCGATTCGATCCCGATAGTTGCGAAGAACGCGTCGAGGTGGAATTGGCCGACGGGACGATGCTGCGCGGATTCATCGACCGGATCGACATCGCCCCCGGCGGTGCGATGCGACTCGTCGACTACAAGACCGGGCGCGCACCACGCGCCTTGTTCGAAGCCAAGGCGCTCTTTCAGATGAAGTTCTACGCCGTCGCGCTGTATCGCACCCGTGGCGTGGTGCCCCGGCGGTTGCGTCTGCTGTACCTGTCTGACGGCGAAGTTCTCGACTACTCCCCCGACGAAGCCGAGCTGCTCAAGTTCGAGAAGACGCTGATGGCCATCTGGCGGACAATTCAAAATATCGGCACCACAGGCGATTTCCGCCCCAATCCATCCCGGCTGTGCGATTGGTGCGCCCACCAGTCGCTGTGCCCGGCGTTCGGCGGCACACCGCCGCCCTACCCGGGATGGCCCGCAGATTACGGTGTCTCTGACGCGGATATCGGAGACGCCGAATCCTCCGCGACCGCTATTCCGGGAGATGCCGCATGA
- a CDS encoding CocE/NonD family hydrolase, producing MTTAKQRSVPVAVPAADTSLAGADLAEQWTAVADGPSRYLRVSFTPNVSIPLADGTVLKAQVFRPAHADGTPVSDRLPVLLNLTPYNKSVTHLAAWLLRGLRRFGITVPAAPPKNPRLFELAELARAVPGGGLATFGVNDALIRSGYTQVVVDVRGTGASTGDWGMFNDVEQRDTAEVVAWAQAQPWCDGAVGMYGISYCSINSLQAAGNRVPGLGAVFAVEPVSDISRDLMKTGGAQTFFMPFWMLAVALGKWLPSPSDVARGGIGPGWLVGRLRAPLNRVIRYIFEGLRGRGVLIDNDEFFQQISPRFENIEIPTFVYGAWDDIFGPAALRIHRRTAVPGGKFQVLINEGYHGSPGAQLGRPGGPPRLDVLQRAWFDKWLKGIDNGVERYGPVTLQQQGGDWHSLEAYPRPDAVPHRFYLDAEPSGFAAHTTFDGSLRGAAPLNRTEHLLRRRLGLLKSPTTSRLTAGMTAALGTAGLKDSRYFERGALTFTGAPAAEPWVISGALNLHLNTKAMGAEAFWVVSVTDVAPDGFSRMLAEGALLASRRAVDEGRSLCTVDGDYLSPWHPTGKGQKTPVEPGVPTILDIDLTEVDAVIETGHRLRVVVSAASLPRYIPSIPELWASRHGQSLVLDPGAPSYLVAPVLDGTPSGAA from the coding sequence GTGACCACGGCAAAGCAGCGAAGCGTCCCGGTTGCGGTACCGGCCGCTGACACCTCACTGGCCGGGGCGGACCTGGCTGAACAGTGGACCGCGGTGGCCGATGGTCCCAGCCGATATCTCCGTGTCTCCTTCACTCCGAACGTGTCGATACCGCTGGCCGACGGCACCGTGCTCAAGGCACAGGTGTTTCGGCCGGCTCATGCGGACGGCACTCCGGTATCCGACCGGCTGCCGGTGCTGTTGAACCTGACCCCGTACAACAAATCGGTTACCCATCTGGCCGCGTGGCTGCTGCGGGGACTGCGGAGATTCGGTATCACCGTGCCGGCCGCCCCGCCGAAGAATCCCCGGCTGTTCGAGCTCGCGGAACTTGCGCGTGCCGTCCCGGGTGGCGGCCTCGCCACCTTCGGGGTCAACGACGCACTGATCCGCAGCGGATACACACAGGTGGTGGTCGACGTGCGCGGCACCGGGGCGTCCACCGGAGACTGGGGGATGTTCAACGACGTCGAACAGCGGGACACCGCGGAGGTGGTCGCGTGGGCGCAGGCGCAGCCATGGTGCGACGGCGCGGTCGGGATGTACGGCATTTCCTATTGCTCGATCAACTCGTTGCAGGCGGCGGGCAATCGGGTGCCCGGTCTTGGCGCGGTGTTCGCCGTCGAGCCGGTGAGCGATATTTCCCGAGACCTCATGAAAACCGGTGGAGCACAGACCTTTTTCATGCCGTTCTGGATGCTTGCGGTGGCCCTTGGCAAGTGGCTGCCGTCGCCCTCGGATGTGGCGCGCGGCGGCATCGGGCCGGGCTGGCTCGTGGGGCGGTTGCGGGCGCCACTGAACCGCGTGATCCGTTACATCTTCGAGGGGCTGCGCGGCCGTGGTGTGCTGATCGACAACGATGAGTTCTTCCAGCAGATCAGTCCCCGATTCGAGAACATCGAGATTCCGACCTTCGTCTATGGGGCCTGGGACGACATCTTCGGGCCGGCGGCATTGCGTATCCATCGTCGAACCGCGGTGCCCGGAGGCAAATTCCAGGTGCTCATCAATGAGGGGTACCACGGCTCCCCGGGCGCCCAACTGGGACGGCCGGGCGGGCCTCCCCGGCTCGATGTATTGCAGCGCGCGTGGTTTGACAAGTGGCTCAAGGGCATTGACAACGGCGTGGAGCGCTACGGTCCCGTCACCTTGCAGCAGCAAGGCGGTGACTGGCACTCTCTGGAGGCTTATCCGCGGCCGGACGCCGTCCCGCACCGGTTTTACCTGGATGCCGAGCCTTCAGGGTTCGCGGCGCACACCACCTTCGACGGGTCGCTGCGCGGCGCGGCGCCCCTCAATCGAACTGAGCATCTGCTGCGCCGGCGGTTGGGGCTGCTGAAATCGCCCACGACCTCCCGGCTGACGGCCGGCATGACGGCGGCGCTGGGCACTGCGGGGCTCAAGGACTCGCGGTACTTCGAGCGTGGCGCGCTTACCTTCACCGGGGCCCCTGCCGCGGAACCATGGGTCATCTCCGGGGCGCTTAATCTTCACCTGAACACCAAAGCAATGGGCGCAGAGGCGTTCTGGGTCGTTTCGGTGACCGATGTGGCCCCCGACGGCTTTTCCCGGATGCTGGCCGAGGGGGCGTTACTGGCGTCGCGCCGCGCGGTGGATGAGGGTAGGAGTCTGTGCACCGTCGATGGTGACTATCTATCGCCCTGGCATCCGACCGGCAAGGGGCAGAAGACTCCGGTGGAGCCCGGGGTGCCGACAATTCTCGACATCGACCTCACCGAGGTTGACGCGGTGATCGAGACAGGTCATCGGCTGCGAGTGGTCGTCTCGGCCGCCAGTCTGCCCCGTTACATTCCGTCGATTCCCGAGCTGTGGGCCAGCCGCCACGGCCAGTCGCTGGTGCTTGACCCTGGCGCGCCGAGTTACTTGGTGGCGCCGGTGCTTGATGGCACGCCTTCGGGAGCCGCGTAG
- a CDS encoding acyl-ACP desaturase, whose amino-acid sequence MVTGLQTRLLTELEPVVEENLERHLRIAKPWAPHDYVPWSRGRDFAFLGGEDWRPEDSPLDPVAQAALVVNLLTEDNLPSYHREIATRFGRDGAWGTWVGQWTAEEGRHSIALRDYLVVTRGVDPGNLETMRMAHTVAGYDSGDKTPLEALAYVSFQELATRISHRNTGKASGCPIADQLLARVALDENLHMVFYRNLMAAAFDIEPDAAMQAICKEIIGFAMPGMGMEGFAQNAIAIAKAGIYDLRIHHDDVLQPILRFWRVFERDDFGPEGEQARQNLAKFLAAVDERAKYYEEKAAMRAAAAV is encoded by the coding sequence ATGGTGACTGGACTGCAAACGCGACTACTCACCGAGTTGGAGCCCGTTGTCGAGGAGAATCTCGAACGGCATCTGCGTATCGCAAAACCATGGGCCCCACACGATTACGTGCCCTGGAGTCGGGGCAGAGACTTTGCGTTCCTGGGCGGCGAGGATTGGCGGCCAGAGGACAGCCCGCTCGACCCGGTGGCTCAGGCTGCGCTGGTGGTGAACTTGCTCACCGAGGACAACCTGCCGTCATATCACCGGGAAATCGCCACGCGGTTCGGCCGGGACGGAGCCTGGGGAACCTGGGTGGGCCAATGGACCGCCGAGGAGGGGCGGCACAGCATCGCCCTTCGCGACTATCTGGTTGTGACCCGGGGCGTCGATCCGGGCAACCTCGAAACAATGCGCATGGCACACACGGTCGCCGGCTACGACTCGGGCGACAAGACTCCCCTTGAGGCCTTGGCATACGTATCGTTCCAGGAGTTGGCCACGCGAATCTCCCATCGCAACACCGGAAAGGCCTCTGGCTGTCCGATCGCCGATCAGCTGCTGGCCCGGGTCGCGCTGGATGAGAACCTGCACATGGTCTTCTACCGCAACCTCATGGCGGCCGCATTCGATATCGAGCCCGATGCGGCGATGCAGGCGATCTGCAAGGAAATCATCGGCTTCGCGATGCCGGGTATGGGAATGGAAGGTTTCGCGCAGAACGCGATAGCCATTGCCAAGGCCGGAATCTACGACCTGCGCATCCATCACGACGACGTCCTACAGCCCATCCTGCGTTTTTGGCGTGTGTTCGAACGTGACGATTTCGGTCCCGAGGGCGAGCAGGCTCGCCAGAACCTCGCGAAATTCCTTGCCGCCGTGGATGAGCGAGCAAAGTACTACGAGGAGAAGGCGGCGATGCGTGCCGCCGCAGCGGTGTAG
- a CDS encoding DEAD/DEAH box helicase produces MPARLVTVLAQGGIDAPFPIQSATLPDTLSGRDVLARGKTGSGKTLGFSIPVVARIAEGTRVPGRPRALVLAPTRELATQISAVIEPLAAAYRMKVTTIFGGVSQHRQVQALKSGVDIVVACPGRLDDLLKQRHLTLDGIEITVLDEADHMADLGFLPVVTRLLAATPNSGQRLLFSATLDNDVDKLVKRFLYSPAEHSVDSADSPVAAMTHHVFTVAGPDAKRELINTLASGSGRRILFMRTKHHAKRLAHQLTQSGIPSVDLHGNLSQGARDRNLAAFSNGDARVLVATDVAARGVHVDDVALVVHVDPPAEHKAYLHRSGRTARAGGSGDVVTLVLPEQRRDVDALLRKAAIKATPRQVTADSPEVSNLVGEIAPYVKPAPAQKPNGSSTANGQRSQRPRGGAEGRPARTPRRGGQGQGRQGQSQGRQGQGQRSARRAGNGASR; encoded by the coding sequence GTGCCCGCACGCCTCGTCACCGTCCTTGCCCAGGGCGGTATCGACGCACCTTTCCCCATCCAGTCCGCCACCTTGCCGGATACGCTTAGCGGCCGCGACGTACTGGCCCGGGGCAAGACCGGCAGCGGTAAGACCCTTGGTTTCTCCATCCCCGTTGTCGCACGTATCGCCGAAGGCACCCGGGTGCCGGGCCGGCCCCGGGCACTGGTGCTGGCACCGACCCGCGAACTGGCCACCCAGATCAGTGCCGTCATCGAGCCGTTGGCAGCCGCGTACCGGATGAAGGTCACCACGATCTTCGGCGGCGTCTCGCAGCACCGGCAGGTCCAGGCCCTGAAGAGCGGCGTGGACATCGTCGTCGCCTGCCCCGGCCGGCTGGACGACCTGCTCAAGCAGCGTCACCTGACGCTCGACGGTATCGAGATCACCGTGCTGGACGAAGCCGATCACATGGCCGATCTCGGATTCCTGCCGGTCGTTACCCGCCTATTGGCCGCGACACCGAATTCCGGTCAGCGCCTGCTGTTCTCGGCGACGCTGGACAACGATGTCGATAAGTTGGTCAAGCGATTCCTGTACTCCCCCGCCGAGCACTCGGTCGACTCCGCCGACTCCCCCGTCGCGGCGATGACGCACCACGTCTTCACCGTCGCGGGACCTGACGCCAAGCGTGAGCTCATCAACACGCTGGCTTCGGGATCCGGACGCCGGATCTTGTTCATGCGCACCAAACATCACGCAAAGCGGCTGGCGCATCAGCTCACCCAGTCGGGCATTCCGTCAGTTGACTTGCACGGCAACCTGTCCCAGGGCGCCCGCGATCGCAACCTGGCGGCGTTCTCCAACGGCGACGCACGAGTCCTGGTGGCTACCGACGTCGCCGCGCGCGGGGTCCACGTCGACGATGTGGCGTTGGTCGTACATGTCGATCCGCCCGCCGAGCACAAGGCCTACCTGCACCGGTCCGGCCGGACCGCGCGTGCCGGTGGCTCCGGCGATGTCGTGACACTGGTCCTGCCCGAACAGCGCCGCGACGTCGACGCGCTGCTGCGCAAGGCCGCCATCAAGGCCACTCCACGCCAGGTAACCGCAGACTCCCCCGAGGTCAGCAACTTGGTGGGTGAGATCGCTCCGTACGTGAAACCCGCTCCGGCGCAAAAGCCCAACGGCTCCTCCACGGCGAACGGCCAGCGGTCGCAGCGGCCCCGCGGCGGCGCCGAGGGACGCCCGGCCCGTACGCCACGGCGCGGCGGGCAGGGCCAAGGTCGCCAGGGTCAGAGTCAGGGACGTCAGGGCCAGGGCCAGCGATCCGCCCGCAGGGCCGGCAACGGCGCCTCCCGGTAA